CCATGCTGCCCGTCTCGAACATGCGCTCGCTCCTCGAACTGTGATCTTCGCGTTGGTCTCGCGTTTTCTGAGGCGCATGTTGGGCGACGGTCTCGCCAGAGCTCGCTAACAAGGCTGGTGAATCCCCTGTAAACCATTGCCTTTTCGACCGATTCTGGAGCTTTGGGTTAGCAGTGGGAAAACAGAACCGTCGAAATTCGAGGCAATTCGCCGAAAAAAGGCGCCTTGCGGGGCGGGCCCGGCTCGCTTAACGACTGTCGTAATGGCCGACATTCGAACCGACTTCGCGGCTCAGTTGCCGCTGCTCGAAGCCGTCGCGCGGCGAGCGGGCGAGATCGCCATGGCCTTTTTCCGGCCGGGCGAGAAGACCAGCGCGGCCGTCTTCTACAAGGACGGCGGCTCGCCGGTGACCGAGGCCGATATGGCCGTCGATCGTTTCCTACAGGAGGCGGCGCTCACGCTGTTCCCGGACGCCGGCTGGCTGTCCGAGGAGACCGCCGACAATGAGCAGCGCCTCTCTCGCGCGCGGCTCCTCGTCGTCGATCCCATCGACGGGACGCAGGCCTTTCTGCGCGGCGACGCGCGCTGGGCCGTGTCGATCGCGCTCATCGAGGCGGGACGGCCGGCGCTCGGCGTCATTCATGCGCCGGCGCTCGAATGGACTTTCGCCGCCGCCGCCGGCCATGGCGCGGCGCTCAATGGCGCGCCGATCCGCGTCGCCGAGCGCGCCGTTCTGACGGGCGCGCGCCTCGAGGCGCCGCGCGGCCTCGCCGCCCGTTTCGCCGGCTCGGCCTATAAATTCGAGATTCAGGACCGCACGCCCTCGCTCGCTTTACGCGTCGCCGACGTCGCCTCCGGCCGCAACGATCTGACCATCGCTTCCGCGGATTCGAAAGACTGGGACATAGCCGCGGCCGATGTG
This genomic window from Methylosinus sp. H3A contains:
- a CDS encoding 3'(2'),5'-bisphosphate nucleotidase CysQ translates to MADIRTDFAAQLPLLEAVARRAGEIAMAFFRPGEKTSAAVFYKDGGSPVTEADMAVDRFLQEAALTLFPDAGWLSEETADNEQRLSRARLLVVDPIDGTQAFLRGDARWAVSIALIEAGRPALGVIHAPALEWTFAAAAGHGAALNGAPIRVAERAVLTGARLEAPRGLAARFAGSAYKFEIQDRTPSLALRVADVASGRNDLTIASADSKDWDIAAADVILTEAGGVLSELEGVPLRYNRPQLRRDMLVAAPQAIFPESLALARAVSKGVI